One Capsicum annuum cultivar UCD-10X-F1 chromosome 2, UCD10Xv1.1, whole genome shotgun sequence genomic window carries:
- the LOC107859632 gene encoding light-induced protein, chloroplastic: MASISSLNQIPCKTLQITSQYSKISSLPLTSPNFPSKTELHRSISIKEFTNPKPKFTAQATNYDKEDEWGPELEQINPGGVAVVEEEPPKEPSEMEKLKKQLTDSFYGTNRGLSASSETRAEIVELITQLESKNPTPAPTEALSLLNGKWILAYTSFSGLFPLLARGNLLPVRVEEISQTIDAETLTVQNSVVFAGPLSTTSISTNAKFEVRSPKRLQINFEEGIIGTPQLTDSIELPENVEFLGQKIDLSPFKGLITSVQDTATSVAKSISSQPPIKFPISNSYAQSWLLTTYLDAELRISRGDAGSIFVLIKEGSPLLKP; this comes from the exons ATGGCTTCCATCTCTTCTCTCAATCAAATTCCTTGCAAAACTCTCCAAATTACATCCCAATATTCAAAAATTTCATCTTTACCCCTCACATCCCCAAATTTCCCATCAAAAACTGAACTACACAGATCAATTTCAATCAAAGAATTCACAAACCCAAAACCAAAATTCACAGCACAAGCCACAAATTACGACAAGGAAGATGAGTGGGGTCCGGAACTGGAGCAAATAAATCCAGGTGGAGTAGCAGTTGTGGAGGAAGAACCACCAAAAGAGCCGAGTGAAATGGAGAAGCTGAAGAAGCAATTGACGGATTCTTTTTATGGAACTAATAGGGGTTTGAGTGCTAGCAGTGAAACTAGGGCTGAGATCGTTGAACTTATTACTCAGCTTGAATCGAAGAACCCTACTCCAGCACCTACTGAAGCCTTGTCTCTTCTTAATGGCAAATGGATTCTTGc GTACACATCTTTTTCTGGTTTGTTCCCTTTGTTGGCAAGGGGAAATCTGCTTCCGGTTCGAGTTGAGGAGATTTCCCAGACCATTGATGCTGAGACTTTAACCGTCCAAAATTCTGTTGTCTTTGCTGGGCCTTTATCTACAACTTCCATTAGCACCAATGCCAAGTTCGAAGTCAGAAGTCCTAAACGTCTCCAG ATCAACTTCGAAGAAGGCATAATAGGAACACCCCAGTTGACAGATTCTATTGAGTTGCCTGAGAACGTCGAATTCTTGGGACAAAAGATTGATCTTAGCCCCTTCAAAGGCTTGATTACTTCAGTCCAGGACACAGCTACCTCAGTAGCCAAGTCCATTTCAAGTCAACCACCAATCAAGTTTCCTATTTCCAACAGCTATGCACAATCATGGTTGCTGACAACATACTTGGATGCTGAGCTTAGGATTTCCAGAGGAGATGCTGGCAGTATTTTTGTGTTGATCAAGGAAGGCAGTCCCCTCTTGAAGCCTTAA